The genomic stretch ACAACGATCTTCGGTCCCGATATCGATGCCACATATTCCCGGTACTGCGACCACGCGTTCGGATTTGTCTCGCGATGTTCCTTTTTACTCGGCTCGAACACGACGGTTATCGCGCGTCCGACCATCGGCCCCATCTGCGGCATGAAATCGCGCGTCTCCTCGCGGTTGAAGCCTTTCGTGATATCGTGTTTCGTGATCTGTTCCCATCCATTATAGATGGTCGGCGTGTTCCACCGCTTGAGCATGAGCATCTCTTCGTGCATCAGATTTTTCATATCGCCTCCCTGGTCATACGTACTTTGCTATACCGCCGCTGCGATGCTGTGTCGTACAATGCGATTATATTATCAGTGGGAACATCCGATTGCAACACATGGCTCGGCGACATGATGAAGCCGCCGTTCTCGCCGAGTATATCAGCCATTGAGATTACGGCGTTCTGCACGTCCGCGGGCGTGCCGCACGGGAGAAGATATTGCGTGTCGATAGCGCCGTGGAGGCATAGACGGGTGCCGAATCGCTCCTTGAGCATGGCGGGATCCATGCCCTTCGCCGTCACCTGTATCGGATCGAGTATATCGACGCCGGCGTCTATTATCGAGTCGATGAGGGGAACGATAGCGCCGCAGGAATGGAACATCACCTTCACGCCGTGACTTTTCGCCATATCGATGATACGCCGAAGCCGCGGAACAAAAATATCCCTGAACACATCGGGGCTTACGAGAAGCCTGTCCTGCATACCGAGGTCATCAGCGATGCGCAGAATATCGATCCTGCCGGGGGCGGCGCTGAACATGCGGTCAAAATAATCGATATAAAAGTCGGTGAACGTATCGATCATGAACGCGGCTATGTCCGGCGCGATAAGGATATCCATGAGCAATTGCTCGATGCCCCGCAGGAATGTCGGATGCTGCCATATGCTCGCGCCCGACGCCATGACGGCGAATCCGCGCCACTCACCAAGCCGCTCAGAAAATCCGCTGAAATCGAACCAGTCCGCTTTCGGCCATCGATGCGTCATGAGCTCTTCCACCGTGGTACAGTCCTTAAGGATAAAATCACAGTAACTTGTTTCAGCCCCGGTGGGCGTCTGCATTACTTTTGTCCGCCATCCCCAGAAATTCTCAGCAATGCCGCCGGGAAGTTCCCGTTGCCTGGGGATAGGCCCCCGATACAAGGGGTCGACAACACCGCGAATGTCGATAATGTCCGCATGCAAACGGGTGAGAAGCTCATGATGTGTTCTCGTGTTAAGGTCCCTATGCAGACGCGAAAGCGTTGCTTCATTCGCACTGAAATCGAGGGGAATACGGTCGGGCTTCCCGAGCGATACGGACGTCATTACTCGTTCACGTGAATCCATGGACAGCTCCTTATCGTACATGAACTTTAATAACTACCTTCCTGAGCACTTCCTTCGATATGAGCGGTGTATGCGCATCGGACGGAAAGAACACGGCGACATGCTTCGGGCATGTGCGTATCCATGCATCGGGGGCGTCGTCGAAAAGCTCGTAATCCTTTTCCGCATCGTAGGTGGTATTGACCTTCGTGCATGCCGATAGGTGCTTCCAACCCATCTCATCGATACCGCTGATGACGTACTGTATATCGATATAGCTGCGATGTGCTTCCAGCTTGCCTTCGCTCCGCGCGCGCCCCTGTTTGGTCGATATCGTCGCGTAGACTCGTTCTCCGGCAATGTCGTATCGGTCGTCGGCAAGCGAGCTGAGATCGATGCGTGTAAGAAAATCGAACGCGCTTGAAAAATCGGGGTGCAGTGAACGATACTCGTTCATCCGGCGTACGTGCGTGAGTATCATATGACCGCCTCCGCTGCTGAAAGGAATAGCCCCTGGGCGGTGAACGCTTCGAATAAAGATTTTTTTGAATCATGCGATAATGAATGAAGCGGCGATCGCACCGGCCCGCAATCGATCCCGCTCATTTTCATGATCGCTTTCCCCGCGGCAAGTCCGCCGTATCGATTGAGAACGCTGATCATCTCGACCGCTTTCGCCTGCCCCTCGCGGGCACTATCCACGTTGCCGGCAGCGAACGCCTCCATTATCCCGTGATAAAGGGGCGCGGCAAAATTATACGTGCTCCCGATGGCTCCTTGTGCACCGACGACAAGCGACGAAAGGAGTAATTCATCGCGTCCGAAGACCATATCGTATGCGCCGTTCCTGAATGACAGGCATTGCGCATAATCCATGATGTTCTCATACGTGAACTTTATGCCCGTGAGATTCGGTATCGCTTCTTCGGCAGCAGTGAGGAATGCTATCATCGGGAACGAGACGCCGGTGAACGAGGGAATGTGATAATAATACGCCGGCGTGGCGGGACAGGCAGATGCTACCTCCGTGCAGAAGCGCACGAGGTCTTCTACCGTCGACGGTTTGAAGTAATTCGGCGGCATGAGCCCGACAGCGTCCGCGCCGATGTGCTCCGCATGCCGCGCGAAGGCGATACATTCCGGGAGCGCCGTGTGCCCGGTATTGATGATGACCCTGAAATCTTCGGTACGATGGCGAATCCATGCCTCTGCTTGCGCATATCGTTCATCGGAAGAAAGCGAATGACCTTCGCCGGTGGTGCCGTTCACGAATACGCCGGCTATCCCGTCTTCTTTCAGTTTTGCAGCGTATGCCGGTATAACAGCGAGTGCAATGGCCCCGTCGGCATCCATCGGCGTGAACGGTGCTGCAATAAGCCCTCGTATACGTGTCATTGTCATGCTCCTTATCAGCGTCGGATACATAATAGCGACAAATCCGCGATGCGGCTTGTAATAAATCACGGCGCTTTGTAAAATCACACCAATGGACGTACTCGACCCCGTGTTCAATCTCTTCCGGATCTCCGACCGGCCATTCAACGAATACAACAGCTATCTGCAGCGCCGTTATTTCTCGGCTCCCGGAACGTCAGGCGAAATACAGATGAATGCCGTTGGGAAAAGCATCGGCATCATCCCCCAGGTAATGACCATCGATGACGGCGAGGAATACGCATCCCCCTTTCACCGGCACGGCAATCTAGAGCTCATTCTTATGGTGATGGGCAATGCGTACTATGAGGAAAAGGATGCCGCACACGATGTTACGCCCGGCAGCGTGCTTTTTATCGATCATCGGCGTGTTCATCGTATGAAAGGGAAAGGCCCCTGCTGCTGGGCGAGCGTTCGTTTTGCCCCTGAGTCCGTAGAGAGCAGCGCCGCATCGCTAACCGTCGATGCGCTTCTGCAGTTCAGGCTGTTTGCACCGTTCGTGCAGTCACGGACGATCTCTTTGCTGATGCTTTCATCGGCGGATGCCAGGCGAATGGCGATGCGCTTCTTCGATGTCGCCGATAATTTTGTCCGTACTGCAGGAAAACCGTCGGAGGCGCTCCGCATTTCCTTTCTTTCACTTCTGCATTCTCTTCTTTCGATCTCCTCCCCTGCGGGGGAAAGCGGTATCGCCCGTGCGGTGGATCACATTAGGAACAACTATCAGCGCAAACTTTCAGTCGCGGAAACAGCGCGGCATGCTGGAATGTCCGTGCAGGCATTGTCAACGGGGTTTAAGAAAGCATTCTCACTTCCGTTCCCGGAATACGTCAATAGACTGCGCATTGAAAAGGCGAAATATCTCGTCATGACGACGAAGCTCCCTTTCACCGATATAGCGCTGTCCGTCGGGTTTTACGATTCGTCGCATTTTACGAAAGAATTTGAGAAACGTGTCGGCGTATCGCCGTCGGCATATCGATCAAAAAAACGCTACTAATGCCTGAGGATAGACAGAATGAATGCGCCGGGATAGGCCGCATGCGCGCCGTCCATACCCGCATCGCCGTACGGAAAATATTTCAGCGCATGATCGATGATCTTCATCCCTTCGGCATGATATCCGCCGGCAATGAGCACGCACCCTAATTGGAACGTACGTTTGAGCTTTTCCCCGTCAGCGGAAACGCTGTAATGTGCGGGGGTTTCCCTCGTACTCCAGCGTGAACACGCTTTGTTCGTGTTCGGGTCGGTCATCGGCGCGATGGAGGCGAATGCGAATGCGCCGGCCCGTCCCAGGGCATCGGTCAGTGTCAGTCCGCGGAATGATGGCGCATATTCCCTGAGACGCATGAGCACTTCCGTCGTGAGCATGAAATATCCGAGAATGTCCTTGTTGTTCGGGTCATTCCCTGAGAGACTGTAATGCCAGAAGCCGTCGGCCTCCTGTGCGGCGATGATCTTCTTCAAACAGCGGTCGGCTTTGCTCTTCAGTCGGGCGGACAACGGCGCATTCACGCCCTTACAATATTCGCTTATCATGCCAACCGCCATTGCGATCGCAGCATTCTTGTTTATCGGCGAGGGCTTGCTCATCGGCTCTTTGGGCTTTCCCGTTGCGATATCGACAGTGGCCGCCCACCAGCCCTCTTCACTCCAGGGAAAGGCATCGAGCACGGCAGCGATATACTGGACCTCGTCATATCGCTTTTCCAGAAAGAATATCCGCGCTGCTTCCGCAGTATAGAACCCGAAAGCAGGCGGCCCTCCGCCTGAGATACTTTCGCCGCCCTTTTCTTTTTCCTTGATGTAGATGACGCCGAACTTCGTCGCCTTCATCTCCGCTATGATACGTTCGGCGATCGTTACCGCCGCCGCACGATAATTCGTATTGCCCGTCGTCTCGAACATGAGATGGAATACCGATGCCATCATGCCGTCGGCGCTCTTGCCTTTGAGCGACGAAACCCCGCTGCCGATGATCGTATCACCGTGCTTCGTGAGAGCCTTTGATAATCGATCGCAGAACGCGGCCGTGTCGGCTTGGGAGACCGCTTGACTGCGGACTGACGTATCGATGGCATTCACGCTCAAAGCGGCCGTGAAGATCACAATAGAGATTCGCACGAACATGATCACAGTATATTCCAACATCGATAACCGTCAATCCCGCTGAGCGATATCGCCCGCATTCCGCTGGAGGGGATCTATTATGATGCGCTGCGCTTTCGCCATAACGCCGGCGTCGTGCCGGTGAACCGTCGGAATACGACGGCGAAATACTGGCTCGATGAGAATGAAAGGTCATATGCGATATCGGTGACCGGGTGCGTTCCTTCGGAGAGGAGGCTCTTTGCTTGTTCAATACGCACGCGGAGCTGATAATCATGCGGCGTCATCCCGATATCCTGCTTGAAGAGCGCGTAGGCATGCGCAACAGAAACACCCATCGTCTCCGCGATCATTGCCGATGAAACGTTCTCGGTGCAGTGCTCGGAAAGATACTGCGCTGCGGCCGCTGTCGACGGAGTACGGCTGTGCTGTTCATCGCGGAGGCGGCACAGGCGCATGAGCATATCGGCGCAAAGGAGGGGCGCTTCTGCCCGATAGCCGTCGGGGCGTTCGGCGCAGAGCGTGATGAGGCGTTCGAACGATGGCTGAAGGAATGCAGCCCGCCGTACGATGATGCCGCGAAGCGAACCGAGCCGCCTCGCGAGCGATACGCTCAATGATCGGCCCAGCCCAAGGAAATCTTCCTTTCCGAAGCGGGGAATGACGATGTAATAGAAAAGACTTTTGCCGCGGGGAAAATCCCCCGTGCCATGATGCTCGTCGGGAAACAATACCTGCGCTGATCCGCCGTTGAGAAGATAATATCTATACGCAGGCCCGATGCGTACGCCCTGCGTGAATTCCCCGCTGGCGACGAACGAAAGCTCGATCGCTCCCGGATGCCGATGCGCCTGCATCGGTTCGCCGGCTTTCGTGAGCACGCGGCGTCCGAGACGGGTAATGCCGGCATTGCCGTTCATGGGAATGTAACGATCACCGAACGCGGTATGCGCCATGTGCGATATTTTATACCATGAAATACTGAACGCAATAGAACATCGCTTTGTATATATTATCGATATACCGTCCGCCACAGCAATTCATTCGGGGAGGCCCTATGCGCCGATACGAACCATTCGATATCCATGCGGTCGCCGCGCGCGGCATGAATTACATAACGTCCATGGTCGATGAGGCGTACGACCATCTTCCCTACTGGTTCATACAGATAAACGAATCCCCCGCGTATGCGCGCCATGTGCGCGTCGACGATGCTGAGCTCGTTGCGAGCTGGTATGAGGCGATAGTCGCGCTTGAAAAGATGAACGGTGCCACCGAGCGGTCGAACGCCGTCAAAGGCGGATTGAAACGTCATCTCCTGCGCTCATGGGGCCCGAAGAGCCTTCGCTATCACGAACCGTATCCCTGGTCGAACACGCAGCATGCATCGTTCCACGAGATGGGATGGGTGCTCGCGGGAATGAATCAGCTCTGCCGTGACGAACCGAACAACAGCGATGCATACGATAAGTCGAAACGTCTTGTAGAAGGGCTTCGGTCGCTCGCGATACAGCGCACCACACGGACATTCTGGTCGGGCGATTTCCCCATGGGCGAAACGGTATACGAATTCCCGAGCGATATCTATCTGCCGAACGAAGGTTTCGTCGATGAGCGCGTCACCGGCCGCGGCGAAACGTCCATCAGGAATGCGGTGCTCCTGGAGCCGCTCGTCGCACGCGCAATAGAATTCGAGGATACGGTCGCACTCGATCTTGCCGTCGGCATAGCGAATCATATGCTCGGGCTTTCGCGCTACTTCAATTACAAGGGGGAATTCTTCGGGCATGTGCATTCAGCGGTGTGGTTCGCGATAGGACTTGTCAAACTTGGCGGCTTCATCAAGAACGAGCGCTATGTGGAAAAAGCGGTGCAGATATTCGAGTATGTCCGCTCGCTGAGCTCGGAATTCGGCTGGGTGCCGGAGTATGCGCAGTGGCATCCGATGGAAGAGGAACACTGCGAGACATGCTGCATCAAGGATATGATCGTGTTCGCGCTCGAAGCGGTCGAACTCGGATATGATTACTGGGACCTCATCAATAAGTACACGCGCAATCAGCTTACCGAACAGCAGATAAAGGACGGATGCTTCATAAGCACTGCGGATAAAGCCGACGAGAACGGCTATACGTGGAAGAACATCGATACACGTGCTGTCGGCGGCTGGTCGGGCGGCGGAGAGCCGAATTCACTTTCGCTCTCACGCTTCCGCTCGATTGCCGGATGCTGCGTCGGCACGGCACCGGTCGCGCTCGGTATGGTGTATGAAAAGACCATCGAGGAAAAGAACGGCGGCATATACATCAATTTCCCTATCCCGCGCGAATCGTCCGCCGCGGTTATCAAGACAGGATACCCCAATGACGGATCGATGCACGTGACGATGCGCACTGACGGCGATGTCCTCATCCGTCACTATGACTGGATGGGTGAACAGTGTTCTGTCACGGTGAACGGCACGGCGCGTCCAGTCGCCTACCGTGACAACTGCATGCTCATTGAAAAGGCATCACGCGGTGACGTCATCGTTCTCACGCATGCGCTCAATGAACGAGTGTCGCATGAGACCGTTCGCGGGCTCTCGATGCACATCACTTGGCGCGGCAGCGACGTCGTACGCATGGACCCGCCGGGGCTGCCGGTGCAGATGTATCAGCGCGAACTCGGTGTGGCGAAGTCATATCCGAAGCCTGCGGGGGCGAAAGCACCGTCGCAGAACGTTCCCGCGCCGACGGATCAGAAGCGCTGAGTGTTCTGGCCCGTGAAGGAGATGCAGAGTGATGATCGCAGGAACGGTTTCGGAAATGATCAGCGCACCGTCAGAAATTGCTTCGCAGTAACCTCGCATATCCGGGCATCGTCTTTTGTGCCCGCTATGCGGCCGAGAATGACCGTGACCGCGGTTTTTGCCATTGCCGGAAAATCCTGTACGCAGACATGCACTTCCTTGAACGGATGCGCTGCCCCCGGCCAATTATCGAACACGCCGCCGATGATCGCTCCGGTCAATAGCTGCGCAGTATTTCTCAGGAACGGCACCGATGATCCGATGACAGCCGTATGGTCCGAATTTTCAGGCCTTATCCCGTCCGTTATGAATTGACACGGTACATTCCGCTCTTCACCCGCACGCCGGCAGCCGGCGTTCCGCGCATCGGCTACGGGATTACCTTCATTAAAACCGGCGATCACATGCTTTGCACCGGCACGGATGCAGCGTATCGTAAGATCGTATGCCGCCTTCTCATTCGCCGTGGTGACGACATCGACCGGTGTGCCGAGATTTTTCGGATGCCGGTCGATGAATACGAGGGGATACCCGGCATGCACAAGTACTTCCTCGAACGGTGGATCTGCATACGGCCCCGGGATGATGAGCGCGCCGTCAGCAAGCCCTTCGGAGAGTCGGCCGAGAATGCGCTCGTATGCAGCGGCATCGTTCCTGTGCTGCACGATCATGAGATCGTATTCATGTTCGAAGAGCAATGCCGCGGCATGTTCCGCCGGTTCGCGTTCTATCGGGGACCCGAGCGAGGGGAGGATAAGCCACACGGTCTTCGTTTTTCCGACGGCAAGGCGCCGTGCGAGAAGGTTCGGTCTATACCCCAGACGTGCCGCTTCCGCCAATACGGTTTTTTTCGTATCTGCATGCACGCGCGCATCATCGCGCAGTGCACGCGAGACCGTGGAGAGATCGAGATGGAGCGATTCGGCGATATCTTTGAGGCGGACTGGCAATGGTCACTCCTTATGAACCCCTTCCCCCGGCCCCTTTCCACCCGTGGCGGCTTTGCCGCCAGCTGCGCCAGAGGCGCACGTCAGAGATAGGGAAAGGGGAGTAAAACATACGATTTGAATTCCCCTTCCCCTTTTCAAAGGGGGAAGGGGTGCCCGTAGGGCGGGGATAGGGGTTATTCGTCACGATAAATACACTTTATACGTCCGAATCTCGAACGGCGCAAGCGATACAGCATACTCGTCGTTCACGCTCTTTTTCTTCCCATTCTCCCATTCCATAAGATTTGTTTCAACGATAGCGCCCTTCATCCGTATCGTGCCTGCTGAATTCTTCCCGTGTGTCTCAACAAGGCGAATGATGATGCATTCTTCCTTCTCCGCTTTCTTGAGCACGTTCATCGATATGCCGTTGCCGGAAACCGAGATGGGTACGGCTGCTTTCATTTTTCCATTGAGCATGAGTGGAGCGATGTTAAGCTGTTCCGCTTCGGCCATGACATTCGACTCCGTGAGCGTTCCCGCGTGCGGGAGAAGCGCATACGTGAACGCATGGGTGCCGATGTCCGCATCGGGGTCCGGATCGCGCGGCGAGCGCAGGAGATTGAGATCGAGGATATTTCCGCGCACCTTGTATCCGTATTTGCAGTCGTTGAGGAGCGCGACCCCATAGTCGTTGTCAGAAAGGTCCGCATAGCGATGTCCCACTACTTCGAACTTCGCAAAATCAAGCGATGTGTTCGTATGCGTCGGTCGCCTGGCGTAGCCGTATTGGATGTCGAACGCCGCTTCGTCGGAGCGTACCGCCGCCGGGAAAGCGACGCGGAGCATGCGATGCGCTTCATCCCAGTTCACCTTCGTCACGAATGTCAGGCGTTTCGAATCGGCGTCGAGCGTCACCGTCTGCTCTATCGTCGATGCGCTCACCGTGAACGAGAAACGCACGGATGACCGCGCATCTCCGGCGCTCACCGCGCTTGCCGAAACACATTTCGCCGTTTCGAGGATGCCTTCGTCATAATCATGATCGATGTCCCACGCATCCCAATTGTTCGGATGATCTTCGTAGAGCGAGATCACATTCGCCTCGGCACCGTCACGGATGACCGGGCGTTTCACTTCTTTATCGAATGCTTCGATGAGCCGCCCTTCCTTTGAGAACCGGTATCGTATCAGATCGTTCTCAAGAACAAGTTCCTTCTTTTCAGACGCGGCTTTCGCGTTCGACTCCCTGGTGATGACCGCCATCGAGTTCGGCTCTATGCGCGTACGCATTATCGCTGCCCCGTTCTCCGATTGTACCGCGACCGGGACACCGTCGGCACGTACTGCGCCGTTCCAGCTGTCAGGAAGCGTTATCGATGCGGTATACGGATACGAGATACCGTTGAAAAGCGTCACCGTATCCGCGGCGTTGTCGCAGAGCACCTTCGATGCTGTTTCGATGAGGGAGTTGCACGTCGCAAGAGCGTTCTCGTAATTACGGTGCGCATCATCGTACACGAGCTTGATGCTCGAGCCGGGTATGATGTCGTGGAACTGATTGGTGAGAAGCATTTTCCACACGGCGTCAAGCTCTTTGCGCGGATAGGAAGTAAGCGGTGCCAAAGCGCAGAGAGCCTCCGTCTGGCGGAGCCTGTTCTCGAGAAGGCGATTATACCGCTTCGTCCGCGCCTGTGTGGTGAGCGTGGCCCGGTGCAGTTCGAGATAGAGTTCGCCGGAGAACACATCGAGCTCGTCGGCGCGTTTCGCGAGCCTGTCGAAGAACGCATCCGCTTTGCCGAAGCTGTTCCGCGGTATGCCTTCGCAGTCGCGCGCCCGGAGCCCCGCTTCGATGTGCTCTTCCTTGGGGCCGCCGCCGCCGTCGCCGATGCCGGCAAGCGTCATGAATTCATCGAGAAAGGCTTTTTCTTTGAAATTGCGCTCGGCGCGCTTGAACGGCCCCGGCATGAGCATGGAGTTATAATTGTCCTCCGGCGGGAAATGGGTTATCACCTCGCTCCCGTCTATGCCGCGCCAGATGAACGTATTGTGCCGGAACACATTGAACTGGCTCCAGGATATCTTCTGCGTGAGGAAGAAATCGATGCCCGTGCGCTTCAGTATCTGCGGAAGATTCGCCGAGTAGCCGAACACGTCGGGGAGCCAGAGATTCTTCACATCGACGCCGAATTCGTCCTTGAAGAAATTCTTCCCATGCACGAATTGGCGTATCATCGATTCGCCGCTTATGATATTACAATCGGCTTCCACCCACATGCCGCCCTGCAGCTCCCAGCTCCCGTCACGCACCGCTTTCTTGATGTCCGCATAGAGCTCCGGATAATTATCCTTGACGAATTGATAAAGCACCGGCTGCGATGCGCCGAACACATAGCCCGGATATCGCTTGATATTCGCTATCTGGCTGGCGAACGTCCGTGCAGCCTTGCGCTCCGATTCCTGTATGCGCCAGAGCCAGCCGACATCGATATGCGCATGACCG from Spirochaetota bacterium encodes the following:
- a CDS encoding glycoside hydrolase family 38 C-terminal domain-containing protein — translated: MKKLENEAGKKAKNFAKRISSRILGGNIVFQAEYHHSVEPIPLKKSIDLSRKPIEEGAAWGKTWESGYFKLTARVPSEWKGKIVAANIDLGGESLIYDEKGIPLYGLTNGSVFAANYSKDVYRIFEPCKGGENVTLYIEAAANGLFGVNRQPDSERTAPTRHGEYKGEVKRIRLCTFDESLWHLCLDVNFLVDLAYQLEEDSVRRARIFRGIQKAIVAFADDDANAEKARAILAPFFKDRNTTALNSVAVGHAHIDVGWLWRIQESERKAARTFASQIANIKRYPGYVFGASQPVLYQFVKDNYPELYADIKKAVRDGSWELQGGMWVEADCNIISGESMIRQFVHGKNFFKDEFGVDVKNLWLPDVFGYSANLPQILKRTGIDFFLTQKISWSQFNVFRHNTFIWRGIDGSEVITHFPPEDNYNSMLMPGPFKRAERNFKEKAFLDEFMTLAGIGDGGGGPKEEHIEAGLRARDCEGIPRNSFGKADAFFDRLAKRADELDVFSGELYLELHRATLTTQARTKRYNRLLENRLRQTEALCALAPLTSYPRKELDAVWKMLLTNQFHDIIPGSSIKLVYDDAHRNYENALATCNSLIETASKVLCDNAADTVTLFNGISYPYTASITLPDSWNGAVRADGVPVAVQSENGAAIMRTRIEPNSMAVITRESNAKAASEKKELVLENDLIRYRFSKEGRLIEAFDKEVKRPVIRDGAEANVISLYEDHPNNWDAWDIDHDYDEGILETAKCVSASAVSAGDARSSVRFSFTVSASTIEQTVTLDADSKRLTFVTKVNWDEAHRMLRVAFPAAVRSDEAAFDIQYGYARRPTHTNTSLDFAKFEVVGHRYADLSDNDYGVALLNDCKYGYKVRGNILDLNLLRSPRDPDPDADIGTHAFTYALLPHAGTLTESNVMAEAEQLNIAPLMLNGKMKAAVPISVSGNGISMNVLKKAEKEECIIIRLVETHGKNSAGTIRMKGAIVETNLMEWENGKKKSVNDEYAVSLAPFEIRTYKVYLS
- a CDS encoding RraA family protein, with the translated sequence MKNLMHEEMLMLKRWNTPTIYNGWEQITKHDITKGFNREETRDFMPQMGPMVGRAITVVFEPSKKEHRETNPNAWSQYREYVASISGPKIVVVQDLDKPDVVAAFWGEVNSNIHRSLGCIGTITDGAVRDVDEMANAGFKALARRMCVGHGFSTPVRWNCEVEVFGCPIKPGQLIHA
- a CDS encoding AraC family transcriptional regulator — translated: MADGISIIYTKRCSIAFSISWYKISHMAHTAFGDRYIPMNGNAGITRLGRRVLTKAGEPMQAHRHPGAIELSFVASGEFTQGVRIGPAYRYYLLNGGSAQVLFPDEHHGTGDFPRGKSLFYYIVIPRFGKEDFLGLGRSLSVSLARRLGSLRGIIVRRAAFLQPSFERLITLCAERPDGYRAEAPLLCADMLMRLCRLRDEQHSRTPSTAAAAQYLSEHCTENVSSAMIAETMGVSVAHAYALFKQDIGMTPHDYQLRVRIEQAKSLLSEGTHPVTDIAYDLSFSSSQYFAVVFRRFTGTTPALWRKRSAS
- a CDS encoding LacI family DNA-binding transcriptional regulator gives rise to the protein MPVRLKDIAESLHLDLSTVSRALRDDARVHADTKKTVLAEAARLGYRPNLLARRLAVGKTKTVWLILPSLGSPIEREPAEHAAALLFEHEYDLMIVQHRNDAAAYERILGRLSEGLADGALIIPGPYADPPFEEVLVHAGYPLVFIDRHPKNLGTPVDVVTTANEKAAYDLTIRCIRAGAKHVIAGFNEGNPVADARNAGCRRAGEERNVPCQFITDGIRPENSDHTAVIGSSVPFLRNTAQLLTGAIIGGVFDNWPGAAHPFKEVHVCVQDFPAMAKTAVTVILGRIAGTKDDARICEVTAKQFLTVR
- a CDS encoding AraC family transcriptional regulator yields the protein MDVLDPVFNLFRISDRPFNEYNSYLQRRYFSAPGTSGEIQMNAVGKSIGIIPQVMTIDDGEEYASPFHRHGNLELILMVMGNAYYEEKDAAHDVTPGSVLFIDHRRVHRMKGKGPCCWASVRFAPESVESSAASLTVDALLQFRLFAPFVQSRTISLLMLSSADARRMAMRFFDVADNFVRTAGKPSEALRISFLSLLHSLLSISSPAGESGIARAVDHIRNNYQRKLSVAETARHAGMSVQALSTGFKKAFSLPFPEYVNRLRIEKAKYLVMTTKLPFTDIALSVGFYDSSHFTKEFEKRVGVSPSAYRSKKRY
- a CDS encoding dihydrodipicolinate synthase family protein; protein product: MTRIRGLIAAPFTPMDADGAIALAVIPAYAAKLKEDGIAGVFVNGTTGEGHSLSSDERYAQAEAWIRHRTEDFRVIINTGHTALPECIAFARHAEHIGADAVGLMPPNYFKPSTVEDLVRFCTEVASACPATPAYYYHIPSFTGVSFPMIAFLTAAEEAIPNLTGIKFTYENIMDYAQCLSFRNGAYDMVFGRDELLLSSLVVGAQGAIGSTYNFAAPLYHGIMEAFAAGNVDSAREGQAKAVEMISVLNRYGGLAAGKAIMKMSGIDCGPVRSPLHSLSHDSKKSLFEAFTAQGLFLSAAEAVI
- a CDS encoding uroporphyrinogen decarboxylase family protein, with the protein product MDSRERVMTSVSLGKPDRIPLDFSANEATLSRLHRDLNTRTHHELLTRLHADIIDIRGVVDPLYRGPIPRQRELPGGIAENFWGWRTKVMQTPTGAETSYCDFILKDCTTVEELMTHRWPKADWFDFSGFSERLGEWRGFAVMASGASIWQHPTFLRGIEQLLMDILIAPDIAAFMIDTFTDFYIDYFDRMFSAAPGRIDILRIADDLGMQDRLLVSPDVFRDIFVPRLRRIIDMAKSHGVKVMFHSCGAIVPLIDSIIDAGVDILDPIQVTAKGMDPAMLKERFGTRLCLHGAIDTQYLLPCGTPADVQNAVISMADILGENGGFIMSPSHVLQSDVPTDNIIALYDTASQRRYSKVRMTREAI
- a CDS encoding YhcH/YjgK/YiaL family protein; protein product: MILTHVRRMNEYRSLHPDFSSAFDFLTRIDLSSLADDRYDIAGERVYATISTKQGRARSEGKLEAHRSYIDIQYVISGIDEMGWKHLSACTKVNTTYDAEKDYELFDDAPDAWIRTCPKHVAVFFPSDAHTPLISKEVLRKVVIKVHVR